Genomic DNA from Candidatus Palauibacter australiensis:
ACGAACACCGGGGCGCTGTGCGCGACCGTCATGTCGCGCGCCCCGTCGCGGTCGCCGAAGGCGCGGACGGCAACCCACAGGCTCTCGTCGGCCTCGACCTGCGTGGCGAGCCGCAGCCGGTCGCCGTCCTCGGACGCCTGGGTCGCGGTCGCGACGACCTCGCCGTGGACGACGAGTTCCAGCCGGTTCAGGCGGTCGATGTCGGGGTTCAGCGACGCCTCCGCCACGATTTCGAGGCTCTCCCCGCGCTCGGCGCGAAGCTCGGAGCCCATCTCCCGCCCGTTCACGCGGAACTCGATGAAGGGCCCGTTGCTCACGTAGGTGTGGCCGGAGCGGTAGGCGTTGTACCACTCGGTCGGGGCGAACGGCCCGTCCAGCTTCACGTAGGTGCGCTCGACCCCCGGCAGCGTGGGTCCGAAGTACGGGTAGTCGGCGCCCGCGATGGGACGGACGTTGAAGCCGAGGTTCAGGAAGCTGTACCAGATGTCGTCGTACAGGCGGCCGCCCTGGAGGACCTCGATGAAGTCGACGAGGTCGAACGGCACGTCGAGCGCCAAACCCCGCTCGCCGTTGAAGAGTTGGCCCATGTGCGCGTAGCCGGAGATCCCGCCCTGGGCGCGCGATGCCTCGAACACGCGGTGATAGAGGAAGTAGGACTCCGGGTCCGGACGGATGGGATGCTGCAGGTTGTGGTGGATCGTGTGTCCGCGGTGAACGGTGCGCGGGTCCTCCTGTCCGGACACGAGCGCATGGCCCTCGCGCACGTACTGTCCGGCCTCCCCCCACGCAGGCTGCTTGAAGTGCGTGACGGCGATGTTGCCCATCTCGAGCAGGTTCGCGACGTGGATGTCTTCGGCGGCGATCTGCGCCCATACGGCGTCGTCCTCGGTGTGCTCGCGCGCGATGTGCACGTGGGAATCGCCGGAGTACCATCCGTCGGCCGGGAGGTTTGCGTAGCGCTCGAGCGAGACCGTGAGATCGGTCGTCTCATCGGCGCGCACCTCAACGGTCCGCTGGTAGCCGCGGTACTCGGGGCCCCGCGTCGCGACGAGTTCGTACCTCCCGACCGGAAGGCGGGCCTCGTAATCGCCGTCGACGTAGAAGGCGAGGCGGTGCTCGGACGGCCACCACGTGCGCGGGTTCACCCACAGGAGGCGCACTTCGTCGACGAAGCGGTGCACGAGAACGGAGCGCTCGGACGGGAGCGGAGCGCGACCCGTCTCGTCATAGAGGCCGAACCGTGCGGGGACCGGGCGCCCGCTCTCGGCATCCTCGACCGACAGGCGCAGCGTGCCGTAGCCGGTCGGGACGGGCGTGGCGTGGCTGCGCACGACCTCGATGTCGCAGAGGGCGATCCCTTCCGGACCGCCGATGGCGAGATCGGTGTCGCGGATGCCGTGCGCGGCGAAGCGGGCGCGTTCGAGCGTCACCCGGGCCGTGGCGAGGGGCGAGCCGGAGGTGGAGCCGGGTCCGGAGCCGGACTCGGGTTCGATGGTCGCCGACTCGCCGATCCCGTCGCCGCCGTTGTCGTTGAACCCGACGCTGAACGGGCCCGTGAGTTCCGGCGCGTAGGTGACCACGAGGTCGACCGGCTCATCGATGTCGAACGCGAACCCGTCCTCGATGTCGAGCGCGAAGAGGGGGCCGACGACGCACGCCAGATCGCCGATGTCGCGCGTCTGGAACGGGTTGCCGCGGCCGTACATGCCGAGTTCCGAGCGGGCGACGCCGAGCGTGCGGGCGACGTTCTCGCGCGGCCACTCGAGTTCGACGACGAAGCGGGCATCGCTGTCGTGCACGGGAGCAGGCGCGCCCTCCCCCGCCGGGCCCGCGGCTCCCGAGACGAGGAGTCCGGCCGCGGCGAGCAGACAGGTCCGGCGGACGCGCGCGTTCACCGCTCGTACACGATCCGGCCGCCCACGACGGTCAGATCGACCGCCATCGATTCCAGGCATGGGTCCTCGCACTCCAGCACATGGTCCGCCGTGACGATGAGGTCGGCGGCCATCCCGACCTCGAGCGTCCCCCTCTCTTCCTCTTCGAAGGTGAGGTGCGCGTACCCGATTGTCACCGCGCGCAGCGCCTCCTCGCGGGTGATCGCCTGGGCCGGATCCAGCACGCCGGCGCTGATCGTGCCGCGCGTCGTGAAGTGGTGCAGCATCCACCATGGTTCCCAGGGGACGACGGGGGAGTCCGTCCCCAGCGACACCGGGATCCCGGCGTCGAGATAGGCACGCACGGGCGTGGTCCAGGCGGCGCGATCCGCACCCCAGTACTTCACGAGACTCGGGGCCGCGACGAAGAGGTGGTTTTGCGCCGTCACCGATAGACCGAGCGCCCGCATGCGCGGGAAGTGGTCGTCGCGCGGGAGGAACCCGTGTTCGATGACCCAGCGGAGGCCGTCGATCGGGGCGTCGGCGTGCGCGGCCTCGTAGCCGTCGAGGACGAGGTCGATGGCCGCGTCGCCCACAGCGTGCGTCGCCACCCGCCAACCCTGCCGGTGAAGTTCGCGGACGGTCTCGATGTAGCGGTCGGTCGGCACGGTCTGCAGGCCGCGGAAGGTGCCGCCCTCGCCCCACGGTTCCTCGTACGGCTCGCGCATGAGGCCGCCCTCGAAGCCGCCGTCCACGCCGAGCTTCACGCCGCCGACGCGGAGCCAGGCGTCGCCCTCGCCCATGGCCGGCCACGTGGCGAGCGCGTCGGCAAGCGGCGGCGCCCCGGCGCCGCGCGGGGCGCGGAGGACATAGTTCACGCGCACGGTGAGCCGGCCCTGGTCCCGGAGGCGCTCGATGGCCCGGTACTGCTCGGGGGGGCCGCCCGGGTAACGGATGCTGGTCAGACCGCGGGAGTTGAGCGCGGCGTACTCCTCGGCCAGCTCGTCCAGGACGGCGGCCGAGTCGGGCGGCGCGGCTGTCGGCAGCGTCACGAGGTCCTTGGCGCGGTCGACGAGTTCGCCGTTCAGCCGCCCGCTCGGGTAGCGTCCGATGCGGCCGCCCGGCACCTCCGGCGTCGATTCGTCGATGCCCCAGCGGGCGAGCGCCGGGCTGTTCAGCACGTACTCGTGCCCGCCACGGACGACGACGACCGGCTGCCCGGGCGCCGCGCCGTCGAGATCGTCACGGTACGGGAGGCGGTGCTCGGCGAGTTGTCCCTCATGCCAATCGCGGTTCGTGATGATCAACCCGCCGGGC
This window encodes:
- a CDS encoding CehA/McbA family metallohydrolase; this encodes MNARVRRTCLLAAAGLLVSGAAGPAGEGAPAPVHDSDARFVVELEWPRENVARTLGVARSELGMYGRGNPFQTRDIGDLACVVGPLFALDIEDGFAFDIDEPVDLVVTYAPELTGPFSVGFNDNGGDGIGESATIEPESGSGPGSTSGSPLATARVTLERARFAAHGIRDTDLAIGGPEGIALCDIEVVRSHATPVPTGYGTLRLSVEDAESGRPVPARFGLYDETGRAPLPSERSVLVHRFVDEVRLLWVNPRTWWPSEHRLAFYVDGDYEARLPVGRYELVATRGPEYRGYQRTVEVRADETTDLTVSLERYANLPADGWYSGDSHVHIAREHTEDDAVWAQIAAEDIHVANLLEMGNIAVTHFKQPAWGEAGQYVREGHALVSGQEDPRTVHRGHTIHHNLQHPIRPDPESYFLYHRVFEASRAQGGISGYAHMGQLFNGERGLALDVPFDLVDFIEVLQGGRLYDDIWYSFLNLGFNVRPIAGADYPYFGPTLPGVERTYVKLDGPFAPTEWYNAYRSGHTYVSNGPFIEFRVNGREMGSELRAERGESLEIVAEASLNPDIDRLNRLELVVHGEVVATATQASEDGDRLRLATQVEADESLWVAVRAFGDRDGARDMTVAHSAPVFVVVEDEPWWKLEAVPELVARHRAKLRELLMEPIRPEGDLEYWETTRLLEEEWEQQRLRLEPRVQEADARYQTLLDRARAAGAAFPE
- a CDS encoding amidohydrolase, with amino-acid sequence MRRTGPSRAVSARVVLGPAVPGFVVLLGLAACAAPSGDTADLVLDLVLVDGEILTMGSPGTVEALAVADGRVAAVGTSEEIRGLAGPGTRVVELNGRTVIPGLTDNHYHGIGGGSGVDLTRARSMADVIDAIAAFALETAPGGLIITNRDWHEGQLAEHRLPYRDDLDGAAPGQPVVVVRGGHEYVLNSPALARWGIDESTPEVPGGRIGRYPSGRLNGELVDRAKDLVTLPTAAPPDSAAVLDELAEEYAALNSRGLTSIRYPGGPPEQYRAIERLRDQGRLTVRVNYVLRAPRGAGAPPLADALATWPAMGEGDAWLRVGGVKLGVDGGFEGGLMREPYEEPWGEGGTFRGLQTVPTDRYIETVRELHRQGWRVATHAVGDAAIDLVLDGYEAAHADAPIDGLRWVIEHGFLPRDDHFPRMRALGLSVTAQNHLFVAAPSLVKYWGADRAAWTTPVRAYLDAGIPVSLGTDSPVVPWEPWWMLHHFTTRGTISAGVLDPAQAITREEALRAVTIGYAHLTFEEEERGTLEVGMAADLIVTADHVLECEDPCLESMAVDLTVVGGRIVYER